Part of the Streptomyces sp. f51 genome is shown below.
ACGATGCCGGAGGCGGCCCGCAGCGGGCGCCACAGCTCGTCGAGGACGGTGAAGAACCAGCGCTGCGGGGCGAGTCCGGCGTCGGCGAGCGCGTGCGCCGCGGCGACCGTACCGAGCCCGTCCGACCAGGCCGCGAGCATCGCGGCCGCCGTCAGCTGGGTGTCGGCCTCGCCGATCCGGGAGATGTCCACGCAGACCGCGGGCGACGCCGGGTTGATCCGGGTGGAGGTCTCGCTGGCGAAGGTGTCGCCGAGCGGGCCGTCGAGCACACCGAGGAGCGAGCGGTGCAGCGGGTCGACGGCCTCCTGGTAGCGGGCCTCGTTCCCACGGTCCAGCGTCACCGCGCGGACCCGGTCCGGACCCTCGTCCAGCACCTTCAGCAGATCCGGCAGGAGCGGCGCGCGCCCCGGCTTCGTACGCTCCGCCAGGTGGTGCAGACAGGCGGACAGCACCGACTGCTCGTGGTCGTCCATCGGACGCCCGCGCACGATGGTGATGAGCGCCGCGACCATGTTCAGGACCCGGCCGTGCGCCTCCGCGGCCAGGATCCGGCCGCGCTCGCCGCCGATCCGGGCCGCCGCCTCGCCCATCGCGCCCGGGTCGAGGACGTTGATGCCGCCGACCCCGCGCCCGATGGAGATCACCTGGCCGCCGAGCGCCCGTACGGTGTCGGCGTAGTCGGGCTTGAGGTCGCCGAGGACCAGCGGCGTGATGCCCGTCGCCGACATGCCGATGAGCATGCGGTTGACCAGGGTGGACTTGCCGAGACCGGGCATGCCGAGCATGAAGAGCGAGGGGTTGGAGATGTAACGGGCCCGGGTGAACCAGGAGATGGGATCGCCGCACACGGTCGCCCCGGTGTGCAGATGCTGCCCGAGCGGGACACCGGTCATCGGCGCGCCGGAGCCGGCCGTGAACGGCCACAGCCCGCAGGCCTGCACGGTGGTCGCGCGCCACAGGGCGGGCGGGTCGACGTGCCCGACCTGGCCGCCCGCGGGGCCGTACCAGCCG
Proteins encoded:
- a CDS encoding ATP/GTP-binding protein → MSRRQAQGNPVTAPPRGWYGPAGGQVGHVDPPALWRATTVQACGLWPFTAGSGAPMTGVPLGQHLHTGATVCGDPISWFTRARYISNPSLFMLGMPGLGKSTLVNRMLIGMSATGITPLVLGDLKPDYADTVRALGGQVISIGRGVGGINVLDPGAMGEAAARIGGERGRILAAEAHGRVLNMVAALITIVRGRPMDDHEQSVLSACLHHLAERTKPGRAPLLPDLLKVLDEGPDRVRAVTLDRGNEARYQEAVDPLHRSLLGVLDGPLGDTFASETSTRINPASPAVCVDISRIGEADTQLTAAAMLAAWSDGLGTVAAAHALADAGLAPQRWFFTVLDELWRPLRAASGIVERIDALTRLNRSLGLGDAKITHTLKDAEALGSESDRAKARGFVERAGMVVCAGLPRSEMRELGEIVGMSEREIELVSSWSSPPGWASTGGNEEPPGRGRFLIKVGGRPGIPIKVSITDTERALHNTNTRWSEANKPSLYKASGPSGGSSGPSNV